The genomic window ctcgctctgcatcacttcctggaggttgttccagtctccatggaactcctccactttattattccttttagcacaatagtattccatcaccaacatataccacagtttgttcagccattccccaattgaggggcatcccctcattttccaatttttggccaccacaaagagtgcagctatgaatattcttgtacatgtctttttctttattatctctttggggtacagacccagcagtgctatggctggatcaaagggtagacagtcttttatggccctttgggcatagttccaaattgccctccagaatggttggatcagttcacagctccaccagcaatgaattaatgtccctactttgccacatccctgaGGGATGATTTTCAATGTTACAGGTCCATACTCAAAGCTATCACTCCTCCATGTTCTAAGTACAATTATATCCCTAACAACATTATAAAGAGGTTTagggtgtaatatttattgggaaatggaaatgggattgttgtttcctttccacaaaggtaataattataaagcacttagcacagttcttcgAGCATAGTAGGTGCATTATGAATATTAGCAACTATTTTTATAGGCAGcaaggtagcatagtagatagagtcctgagcttagaatcaggaagactcattttgatgagttcaaatatagccttagacacttcttagctgtatgacccaggcaagtcacttaacctcaattatctcagtttcttcatcagtaatatgacctggaaaaggacatggcaaaccagtctagtctttttgtcaagaaaatcccaaatagggtcacagaaaggactaaaaatgaataagaattatcatttttttttatgttggccAAGAGGCCtcatagcataatggatagaagaCTGGActcagtcaggaagacatgaattcaagtccttcctctttAAATATTGGCTATGTAACTTCAGACAAGTCCTAGAAACTCTCAATGTCCCAGGAAACATCTGAGACTATAAGTAACAGAGCACTTACccccactttttttaaaaagcctttccttcagtcttggaataaatgctatgtattggctttaaggcaaaagagtggtaagagctaggcaactggggttaagtgacttgcccagggtcacacatctaggaagtgtctgaagccagaattgaacccaggatgtcctggtctctaggactggcactctattcactgagccacccagctgtcccaagtAGTTGCCCTTTTATTACTAGATGAGGGAGTTTTCTTACTCAAATTCACTATCCCCATGAAGCCATAGGTCTATAACACAAAGGAGGGTGGGGGTTTCAATGGCAATTTGAGTGGATCAAAGAGTAAAAAGGAAGGATTTCTTCTCCACACAAACCTTGAAATTTCTAGGATTAGTTCTCTTCCTCAAAGAGAAAAACcatatacatgtaaaaatatttctaatagctCTCAATGgtatcaaagaattagaaactgaagggatgtctatcaactgaagaatggctgaacaagtcataGTATAAGAATGTGATAAGAgatttattataaaaaagaaatcaaacaaaccTGAGACAACTTCCCTGACTTGATGcagaagtgaagtgagcagaaccaggagaataatttacatactaatagcaattattttattatatatataaattataaagataatcaaCAATGAAAAGACTCAGTAACTCTGAACACAATGACCCACCAGGGTTCCCAAGGACTCCTGATAAAGGATGAGAGCTCAAGAGAGTTAGTAGATTCAAAGTACAAATTAAGACATAATTTTTTGTTAATATTGTTAATGGGAGAATGTATTTTGTTTAACCaactacatatttttttaaaatatccattgatttttaataattttcttctaaattatatgaaaaaacaatttgtaacattttaacatttgttttctaaaatttgagCTCCaaaatctctcttcttccctttacaTCCTcttctgagatggtaagcaatctgatatcagTTATacccttgtgagggtagccatcgggtcatcgacccatggtgaaccagggctttgctcacccagcatgtgaagactgcttcggctgaacaggcagaagaaaccaacaagaaggttcaacggctgagagggcgatgcagcaaagcactgtggagtgcttagggcgtgttggagcacaaaggacaacacagccatccaatgcagctgaggaagtctccaggcgtaacgagttttcgtgccaatggacccaggcttccaacaccgagagagtgggactgtctctgtgcatcaacttttccacttaaatctccttcacgcacaagtgtctttgtgcacactcatctatacaccatagatgaaaacgcacaaagacaatcatcattcttggttaccgagagactactaccaccatcagttatatatgtgcaatcatgcaaaatatatttggctaaattgtggaaggaaggaaagataaaagagagggaggaaggaaggaaaggaacacAAACATCTggagaaaataacataaaaaatagtatgctttgatctgcattcagactccatcagttctttctctagagatggagagcatttttcatcatgagttcatTGAAATTGTCTGGGATCATTATATTGTTAAGAACGGTtgattattgttactgtgtacaatgttctcctgttctgcttaattttgcatcagttcctctGAGTCTTCCaaacttttctaaaataattctgcTCCTCATTTCTCATAGCAAAATAGCATCTCAAttgcaatcatatgccacaatgttTTCAACCATTTACATATTGATGGACTTCCTTTCAatgttctttgctaccacaaaaaaactgctataaatatttatatacagatAGATACTTCCTGCCTCtacctgtttaaaaaaatttctttgggatattgacttagtagtagtattgctagatTGAAGTTTTGCGGTCCTTTTGGCATAGTGccaattactctccagaatggttggatctgttcTTAATTCCCCtgacagtgcattaatgtcccaattttcctgtattccctccaacatttgtcattttcctttttctgtcatatttgccaatctgatagctgtgaggtggtatctcagaattgttttaatttccatttccttagtcaataataatatagaaatttgtatatatgcatatataacaatagatagttttgatttctttatctaaaaactgcctgttcatatcttgaccatttatccattggagaataatttatattcttataaatttgactcaggttCCTATATATATGTGAGAAATCAAGCCTTTATTGGAAATGTTTCTGGGGAAAAAATTCCCCTCTGCCCCCCAGCTTTCTGCTTGCCTTCTGATCATGGTGGCATTGCTCTTTTTGTGCAAtacctttttaatttatataatcaaGATTGTCCATTTTACATGTTGTAATGCTccctatttcttgtttggtcataaattcttccactatccataaatctgacaagtGAACCattccatgctcctctaattGGTTTATGATATcgtcttttatgtctaaatcacacaTTCATTTTTACCGTGTCTTGGTATAGTGTAAGATGTTAGTTAACACCTAGTTTCTGCTATACTATTTCCTagatttcccagcagtttttggtcaaatggtgagttcttgttccaaaagcttaGATCCATGGGGTTGTCTAACAATAGATTACCATGGCCATTTACTCCCATGTATTGTGTACTTTGTCTGTTCCAGTTATCTACCGTTCTAGTTCTTAACTGGCATTAGATTTTGATTGTCTTGATGCTTGCTAGACAGAGCATAATTGTTataatgacttttttcttttttttttaataatggggAGAGAGGAGGTTAGAGGGGGGAAATGCCCTTtggttaattgaaaaaataaaaattaatttatgtacatatgtgtatatataatatgtatatatattccatTTGGGTGGGAATGTGAACAGAAGATCCATTCATCTAAATTTCAGCAGTGATACCTTAATTGAGGCAATGACCACTGCCCATGGGATTCCCTAACCATCTATTTCTGGTCCTCTACAACTATACATCCTTCTTTCCAGCCATGTCAACCCTAAAGGAAGGTCCTCATTAAAGACTCATACATCAACCCATTTCCTATATTCTCATGGTCACAAGGACCACAATGCATTTTTCTGTCAAAATTATACACTGTACCAgcactataaagaaaataacccCATGGAAACTCAACTTCCTGGTTTGACAGCCCAGTAAGACTCCCTTGTCTATACGGGGCTATGCACTTTGATACAAATTTCATCTCAGAAATAAGTTGTTTTCATCCCATCACCCAGccagaacagaaaaaaatgacattttttcctTGTTACTAACACACAGATGGAAAATGGGTCTATAATGGGTAGGAATGTAAATGCTGAGATGGGAGAGATGTGAATGGATTTATTTGTATTGCTGTTTCTGACAAgactaatatattcaaattttattttttattttatccattatcAGGACTGTCTTCCAATGTTGTCCCCATGTACCTGGGAGAGTTATCCCCCAAGAACCTGAGAGGGGCCATTGGTGTGGTCCCTCAGCTATTCATCACTGTTGGAATCCTTGTAGCCCAAATCTTTGGTCTTCGGAGCATTCTCACAAGTGAAGAAGGTAAGGCTGATGTGCTCACCTGTTAACTACTTAAGAAATCATTCCTTGACCCAAAAAGAATGTTGGAATTGGAGTCCATCAGTCaaccagcaaacatttattacatacttaGTTAAGTGAgtcaatccctgccctcaaggggcttatattTTATCACAGAAGATAACATGCACACAAATAAATTCAGGacctatacaaaataaattcaaggtaatTTAGGGGGAGAGAATACTAGCAGTTGGGGGAGGATGGTCTCCTAAAGAGGTGAACGTCTTAAAAGAAACAAGATATTCttctaagagatggaggtgaggTGAGAGGATATTCTAAGCCAATGCAAAGGCACAGATTTGGAAGATGGGTTGTAATGTGTAAGGAATAGCAAGTAGGCAACTTTGACTTAATTCTAGAATGAAATAAATGGAGAATTTAAGTTTGAAGAGATAATTTGAGGGGAGTTGTAATGGTCTGAGAAGAAgcaaaggacttgggtttgaatctcagctctgtcaCACAGAAGCTTTGTGAggttggacaaatcacttcccctctctgggcttgagtttcctcatgtgtaaaatgaggcatTTGGATCCAGTTCTAACTGTGCTCCTGTGATCTTGGTAGGATGGCCGATTCTCCTCGGGATAACTGGGATCCCTGCAGCCCTGCAGCTGCTTCTGCTGCCTTTCTTCCCAGAGAGTCCCCGATATATCCTGATGCAAaagggagatgaagaaggagCACGAAAAGGTAAGGCGTCCCTGGGATATACCAAGAGTTCATTCAGGATGCTTTGGGGCTGAGGAAGATTGgactctgagattccttccaccTGTCACTCTCAGGGCTATGATTGGTCTTCTGCAAGTTGAGAGGACAGTTAGTGTGGGAGGCTAGTTTCAGAAGTTGTACTCTAGATGGAGGGAGAAGGCAGGACTTTATGGGTTCCAGGGTTATCTGCATGCCCTGGCTGTACACTAGAGACTGAGCTTCTAGAAATGGCTAGTCAGTTTATTTTAGTTTAATTCCTCAGAGATGAATCATGAATTTCTGATCTCAACATAGTTTCTATTTGGGGACAAATTGCCCAGAAGGGCCCAGGGTATGGGATAGcctggcatagtggagagagtgtAGAATTTTAAACCAGGaataactgaattcaaatcctacctcagatagttcctagttCTGTCCCCTTGGGGAACCAAaccatgcctcagttttctcttttgtaaaatgcgAATGATCACAATAACACCTATCAGGATGGTTCTGAAGgtcaaatgaaagaaataatgtttTAGGTGCTTATCATGATgacaaaaggggaggaaaaggggcaTGGTGATATCCCTAGACTCAGTAATGGTTTGGACCAGCTCTAGGGAGATTAGAAGCAtccttatgttttcttctttcattgagatttttaaaaattaataatgtttTAAACTGGATGAATTCCCAATATGGTGCTCCTATTAATGCTCTCAGAGaaacatttcatttaattagaaaaaagaaaagaataaaagaaaagagataaagaaagtaaaagaaaaatactcagcaaaatcaatcaatacatggaaaaaaatatgaaattaatttaatGTCCACCCCCATAAACTTCTACCTCTTCAAAGCAGTGAATGGAAGTCTCTTATCTTATCTCATTGAGATCAACTTAattctcataattttttaaaatttaaatgaatttatttagtcaatttataacattatttcttggttacaagaatattttttccctcccttccctacccccacccttcccgtagctgacccacaatttcactgggtattacacgtgtccttgatcaaaacctatttccatattgttggtgtttgcattaggatgttcatttagagtctacttccccagccatatccccccaACCcaagtattcaagcagttgtttttcttctgtgtttctactcccacagtttttcctctgaatgtggatagtgttttttcttgtagatccctccaagttgttcaggatcactgcattgccactaatggtgaagtccattacatttgattgtactacagcatatcagtctctgtgtacaatgttctcctggttctgctcctttcactctgcatcaattcctggaggtcattccagaaTTCTCCATAATTTTTACAAAATGCATCTTCATTtgctttgttagaggttttttttctccatttatactCTTGTGAAtatagttttcctgactctgcttatttcaatctgcatcagttcatataaatcttcccctgTTTCTCTGTATTCACCCCATTCAGTTTTTCCTACACTAtactaatattccattacatcatCTATGGaccacaatgtgtttagccattccccatctGATGGGCTTTGATTCCtgttctttgctaccaaaaaaataaaaatatgctctcaatattttgatatttatggggcctatttttttattatctccttggagAATATGCTTAGCAAAAGAATctttgggtcaaagagtatggacTTTTTAGTTaacttatttgcataattccaatttttcctgtcttctcattcagccttaaagaaactgagaaactcTGATAATGTTGAGGCAGAGATGGAGGAGATTCGTTTGGAGGACGAGTTGGAGAAGGCAGCTGGCCAAGTGTCTGTGCTGAATCTCTTTAGCACAAAGGCCATCAGGTGGCAACTCATTTCCATTATTGCCTTGATGGCTGGCCAGCAGCTCTCAGGAATAAATGGGGTAGGTAAAGAAATGGGAGGAAGAACCTTGAGGTCCTGGAGGGAATTAGGAATCATGTCTTTACAAAACAATAAGTGGGAGAATCTCAAGGCCTGGGAGGAAACCTGAGTTCAGTCTTGTAGACATTACTGTGGAGGAAGAGTTGACTTCCACTTCTATAAACACCCACTGAAAAGCACTAGGGGCTCGGTGTCAGGAAAGCTCTGAAGACGTCATTTGCCAGGAGTGTCACTCCTTCCTCTGATCTCTCTTGTTCTGGTCCCTTCTAATGTCTCCTTTACTGTGATTTCCAGGTCTACTACTATGCAGACAAGATCTACAAGGGAGCAGGGGTGCAGGAAAATGATGTCCAATATGTCACGGTGGGGACAGGTTCAGTCAATGTGGTGATGACCATCTTAGCTGTACGTATATCCCAAATCCCCATGACGTTTCTTTCCATAATGAAGTCAACATCTTTGAAAGAGATCCCAAGGGAAATGGGAATGGGGAGCCCAAGAGTAAATGTGCACAGAGGAGCTTGTTCTCTATGTTTATGGCTATGAAATTCTCCCTCCTCACTTATacttcctcccccaaccccaaatACACCTTTTCCTATTTAcatcatatatctatatctttcaCGGCTACAGTTACTTATATGTTGTCTCGCCCTGAAGGgtgtctttttgtatccctagtacttagcacagtgtctgtccCATAGTAGGTTCTCTATAAATGTTCATTAGCTTCCTAGCTTCAACAACCAAGAAACACTGAACTCCCACACAGTCAACCAGCTGCCAATCTGGTAGCATGCCATCTTGACCAATTCTTGCTAGTCAGTTGCTGAGTTCGCTGTTTCTCAGTTGCTAAAGCCAGGCagccaatgaatatttattaagcacctactatgtgccaagtgctaggAATGCCAAGACAGCCAAAAACACGAGCTTTgtcccctgccctcaaagagcagTCATTCTactggaagagacaacatgcaagtaACTATGTCTTTGCAAGATATATATGGCGTAAACAGAAGATAAACTGAGAACTGCCAATGATCTCTTCAGTGCCTTCTACATGGTGGGATCTGGAATAAAGGCCCAGTGGACCAGCCCTAGTTATAGTTTGGTCCATGGGGAGCCAGGCATCTATGGAAGTAGGATACCTTCCATTCATTCAGTTCAGTGGCCATGGTGAGGAAGCCCTTGTTGgtgtctaaaaaaagaaaagtcatcaTTGGGTAGCCCAAGATTTCTAATGTCTCATTTTCAGGATCCAAGTGCCAAGGAGAGATGGAAATATTCTGAATATTTTGACCAATAAATTGACCAATTTGACATTGGTCAAACTATGATTTTGTCCTCAGGATCTAGGCAGAtgtccccatttcttttaatttggaGACTTGGGCTCCTCTCCCAGCCAGGCTGGAAGTACAGTGTCCAGGCATAGGTCTGATCCCATTGCTGATTGGCCTGGGAGCTTTGAGCTACTCTGTCTCTGACCTGGGCTGATCTGCCCTTCATTAGGCAGCCTCTATTCCCCCATTGTCATACTAGTGCCAGACTGGGTGTGATCACCCTATCAGCTTTGATCCTATTGCAGCTCAGAATATTGCACTCAAGCAATCTACCAGCCTCTTGTTCTTTTAAGTGTCCGTGTGTCCTGGTCCTGTATTTAGACTCACTTATCCCCTCTTCCCAATGTGAAAGAGGCACAAATGTTAGGTGGGCATGATAGTTCCTGGGCTGTCATGCCTTGCTAGAATTGGACCTGCTGCTGGCCTGCAGAATCTGAGGCCTGGAGGAGCCCAGGGCTGCCCTGTCTTCTTGCCCATGACCTTCCTCACTTGTGGTCTCTTCTCCTTCAGGTGTTCATTGTGGAACGCTTAGGCAGGAGACTGCTCATCCTGATTGGCTTCAGTATCTGCTGCCTGGCCTGCATTGTGTTAACAATAGCCCTTTCACTCCAGGTAAGGAACCCCCAAGACCCTGATTATCTAAAAAGATCTGGGCCTTGTAGGATGGGACAAGGACTAATCTGTCCAGGAGAACAAGGTCACTCTTGCCTTCCacttccttcccattttctcatcctagctttgtgaccttgatcaagtacCTTTACCTCTATGGGCGTCAGTTTGCCCAGCTATAACATTAATAGGTTGGACTTAGAGAcatctatggtcccttccagctctaaataatTCTATGAAACTCTAAAAATATTCTCAAATTTTAGTAGCCCTCctaattctgacattctgtgttttaaGGGGCTTCTCTAGCTTTTTTTATAAGGACATGTCCAATTCTAAGTCTGTTACAATCCTATgtatgtatggggtgctcagggaggggtagtatctctggtatggagggcttgtcatgccctcctagggcagctctccagcctctgacccccacctgacacccagctctcacttgtggctcccagtagctgctagcatgcggcagcggccacaccccgggcaatggcttcgacaggccggctaaaccttgtgagggtagccattgggtcgtcgacccctcgtgaaccagggctttgcttacccagcatgtgaagactgttgcagcagaacagacggaagaaaccaataagaaggttcaacggctgagatggcgacgcagcaaagcactgtggagtgctcagggcgtgttggagcacaaaagacaacacggccatccaatgcagctgaggaagtctccaggtgtaacgatttttcgtgccactggacccaggcttccaacgccaagagagtgggactgtctctgtgcatcgacttttccacttaaatctctttcacgcacaagtatcctTCCTATTGTCATTCTtggacaccgagagactactaagGAAGGACAATCCTAAAATATCCTAGAAGAAGCAGCCTATAGAGCCAGGCTAGTTGGATTCTTCTCATGCTACACATTCTGTTGAATGAGAAAGTTGTAGTCCATCTAGTTCCTACTACTGACCAAGCAGTGAGACAAACTCCctaagcaagaaaaacaaattaatgatACTTATAAACACCAAGAAATAAAACTCTAGGCTTCCCCTGGACCAACCCTTTTATGCTCTGTCTTCCTCCCCTTTGATTCTTGGTAGCTTCTGTTCTGCCACATCCTTGATCAATGTGGTTTTCTCTCACAGGACACCGTGGCTTGGATGCCTTATGTCAGCATTGTGTGTGTGATCTGCTATGTTGTGGGTCATGCCATTGGGCCTAGTAAGTACCTGATTATGCTTACATTTTCCCCCAGGCAAGGAAACCCTCTGAATCCTTTTGATGTAACTTCTACTCCAATTGTAGAAACTTCTGGGATGAGAGAGATCTGTTGAGTGTATTATAGAGGGTTGCAATAAAAAATTTATAGAGGAACCCATTGAAAAAATTACAGAGGAGCCCAGTGAgaatttttaatatagttttactatttatttcctccttaacctCCAATAGtttatcctttaaaattttggatgttataccatttggtgtatacatgttaaatactgatatttcctcattgtctatactgctttttatcagaatgtaattaccttccctatcacttttaatcacatctatttttgctttggctttgtcagatatcatgattgcaactcctgccttctttttctcagttgatgcccaatagatttttctttatcctcttacctttaccctgtgtgtgtctacctgcctcatgtgtatttcttgtagacaacacatggtaggattttagtttctaatccactctgctatttgcttctgttttattcatcctattcacattcagatttgtgattaccacctgtgtattccccattattttgatttcctctcctggttctgccatttcttctttcaccattttcttctacatcagtgttttgcttttaatcagtcccctaaaccccaccattattttacttcctttcccacctcctcccttcttatttccctctttattttctttagggtctattaatGCCTCCCTTCCCTCTGTTTTGGTACTCACCACCCCACTTCCCTCcatggtttttccctctcaacttccatGTCAGGTAGGATAGAATTCCATACCCCAGTGGATCTAAATGTTCTTCCTTctaagaattgattccactgagagtaaggtttaagtgttacctagtagcactctcttcctttctttttttttaaattttatttatttattttttaaaaaacccttaccttctgtcttggagtcaatactgtgtattggctccaaggcagaagagtggtaagggctaggcaatgggggtcaagtgacttgcccagggtcacacaactgggaagtgtctgaggccagattttaacctaggacctcccatctctagggctggctctcaatccactgagctacccagctgccccctcttcctctctttcttagaATCGTATATGTGCCTCTTTATAtgttataatttatcctatttttcttctttcttcaagtttctcttggtgccatcatctatcccccccttttttaaacatatcatcttaaaccacttagtaccccaacctctacctatgaataatttttctaattactatgatagtgaatacagcttttttaaaagttaaaaataccATTTTTCCATAGAGGaatataagcaatttgaccttactgaagcccttttaaaatattttcccctctttcttgtttaccttttcatgtttctcttcaatTTTGCATTTCAACATTAAATttcccatttagttctggtctttttgttagaaatacttggaaatcttctattttgttaaatgctcatactttatcctggaagcatatagtcagtttttatgggtaaGTGATCCTTCATtatagatccaattctcttgcctttttgaatatcatattccaagccttaagGTCCTTTAgcgtggaggctgccagatcctttGTAATTGTCTTTCTGGCTtcctgcaatattttctccttagcttggaagctcttgaatttggcaattaccttCCTGGGgcttgtcttttgaggatttgtAGAGGGTGATTTatagactctttcaatgtctattttgccctctcaTTTAAGAATAtaagggtagttttcttggataatttcttgtaatatgatgtcaaggcttctgttttttttctgggtttttaggtagaccaatgatactcaaattgtctctcctggacctgttttccaggtctgtcatctCAATGATGGGCttaatgtttccttttattttgtcattcttttgactttacttcattaattcttgctgtcttgtgagatcattagcttcttcttgcccaattctaatttttaaagactggttttcagctatgatcttttggttttctcttttggtttgatctaacctgcttttcatggcttgcagcaggtcaattctggtctccaatttgcttattatttgatgtgatttctgggcttcttccCAAAATCTACTGTGGGCAGCCCCTCTGCCCTATCTCTGCACCTAAGCTCTGTGTTCTTCAGCCTCCTGGGTTCCCAAGTCTCTCTGCCCTCAAGGGTAAATCTGTAGTGTCCTGAGCCAGCcccctgagaacctagagatGGTTCCACTCTTGCTTTGACTCTGGTGGGCTAGGAGGAgttggggaggggtgatcagctcaaACTTTGCTAGGTGTAATTTTAtccccttataatgtggaaatgtccaaatcctgcctaccttcaaggctgtgcccAATGG from Monodelphis domestica isolate mMonDom1 chromosome 4, mMonDom1.pri, whole genome shotgun sequence includes these protein-coding regions:
- the LOC100010471 gene encoding solute carrier family 2, facilitated glucose transporter member 5 isoform X1 — its product is MDDAVQVKKNQGKLTLVLGLATLVAAFGSSFQYGYNVAVVNSPAEIMQNFYNTTYFNRTSEYLSSSSLTLLWSVTVSMFPLGGFLGSLMVGPMVNSCGRKGTLLINNIFSIVPAILMGCSKVAKSFEIIIFSRIMVGICAGLSSNVVPMYLGELSPKNLRGAIGVVPQLFITVGILVAQIFGLRSILTSEEGWPILLGITGIPAALQLLLLPFFPESPRYILMQKGDEEGARKALKKLRNSDNVEAEMEEIRLEDELEKAAGQVSVLNLFSTKAIRWQLISIIALMAGQQLSGINGVYYYADKIYKGAGVQENDVQYVTVGTGSVNVVMTILAVFIVERLGRRLLILIGFSICCLACIVLTIALSLQDTVAWMPYVSIVCVICYVVGHAIGPSPIPALIITEIFLQSSRPAAFMVGGTVHWLSNFTVGLIFPFMQVGLGDYSFIIFGIICLLTTIYTYFIIPETKAKTFVEINQIFAKINKVSEVPPEKEELQDFKPSVPL
- the LOC100010471 gene encoding solute carrier family 2, facilitated glucose transporter member 5 isoform X2 — encoded protein: MGTMLLLLTPQQRKGTLLINNIFSIVPAILMGCSKVAKSFEIIIFSRIMVGICAGLSSNVVPMYLGELSPKNLRGAIGVVPQLFITVGILVAQIFGLRSILTSEEGWPILLGITGIPAALQLLLLPFFPESPRYILMQKGDEEGARKALKKLRNSDNVEAEMEEIRLEDELEKAAGQVSVLNLFSTKAIRWQLISIIALMAGQQLSGINGVYYYADKIYKGAGVQENDVQYVTVGTGSVNVVMTILAVFIVERLGRRLLILIGFSICCLACIVLTIALSLQDTVAWMPYVSIVCVICYVVGHAIGPSPIPALIITEIFLQSSRPAAFMVGGTVHWLSNFTVGLIFPFMQVGLGDYSFIIFGIICLLTTIYTYFIIPETKAKTFVEINQIFAKINKVSEVPPEKEELQDFKPSVPL